Proteins encoded within one genomic window of Streptomyces sp. NBC_01314:
- a CDS encoding aldo/keto reductase, which produces MEERAFGRSDQHASVVGLGTWQLGADWGDVDDKEALAVLEAAAEAGVTFFDTADVYGDGRSEQTIATFLRSRPDLHVFIATKMGRRADQIPENYVLDNFRAWNDRSRRNLGVDRLDLVQLHCPPTPVYSSDEVFDALDTLVEEERVAAYGVSVETCAEALTAIARPNVASVQIILNPFRMKPLLDVLPAAEKAGVAIIARVPLASGLLSGKYTKDTVFAENDHRTYNRHGESFDQGETFSGVDYGTGVEAAVEFAALAPDGYTPAQLALRWIIQLPGVTTVIPGARTPDQARANAAAAALPALSDQTLTAIRDLYDRRVKEQVEERW; this is translated from the coding sequence ATGGAAGAACGCGCATTCGGTAGGTCGGATCAGCACGCATCCGTCGTCGGTCTCGGCACGTGGCAGCTGGGCGCCGACTGGGGGGACGTCGACGACAAGGAAGCCCTGGCGGTGCTGGAGGCGGCGGCCGAGGCAGGAGTGACCTTCTTCGACACCGCCGACGTCTACGGCGACGGGCGCAGCGAGCAGACCATCGCCACGTTCCTGCGGAGCAGGCCCGACCTCCATGTGTTCATCGCGACGAAGATGGGCCGCCGTGCGGACCAGATCCCCGAGAACTACGTCCTCGACAACTTCCGGGCCTGGAACGACCGGTCCCGCCGCAACCTCGGTGTGGACCGTCTCGACCTGGTCCAGCTGCACTGCCCGCCCACGCCCGTCTACTCCTCGGACGAGGTGTTCGACGCCCTGGACACCCTCGTCGAGGAGGAGCGCGTCGCCGCGTACGGCGTCAGCGTGGAGACCTGCGCCGAGGCGCTGACGGCGATCGCCCGGCCGAACGTGGCGAGCGTGCAGATCATCCTCAACCCGTTCCGTATGAAGCCGCTCCTCGACGTCCTCCCGGCGGCCGAGAAGGCGGGGGTGGCGATCATCGCGCGTGTTCCGCTGGCCTCGGGGCTGCTGTCCGGCAAGTACACGAAGGACACGGTCTTCGCGGAGAACGACCACCGCACGTACAACCGGCACGGCGAGTCCTTCGACCAGGGCGAGACCTTCTCCGGCGTCGACTACGGCACGGGCGTCGAGGCGGCCGTCGAGTTCGCCGCGCTGGCTCCCGACGGTTACACCCCGGCCCAGCTGGCGCTGCGCTGGATCATCCAACTGCCGGGTGTCACCACGGTCATCCCGGGTGCCCGCACCCCGGACCAGGCCCGCGCCAACGCGGCCGCCGCCGCGCTGCCGGCACTCTCCGACCAGACGCTCACGGCGATCCGGGACCTGTACGACCGGCGCGTCAAGGAGCAGGTGGAGGAGCGCTGGTAG
- a CDS encoding FAD-dependent oxidoreductase, with translation MPRPLRVAIVGAGPAGIYAADALLKSHVATEPGVSIDLYERMPAPFGLIRYGVAPDHPRIKGIITALHQVLDKPQIRLFGNVDYPADINLDDLRAFYDAVIFSTGATADRALDIPGTDLDGSYGAADFVSWYDGHPDVPRTWPLEAEKVAVLGVGNVALDVARVLAKTADELLPTEVPANVYEGLKANKALEVHVFGRRGPAQAKFSPMELRELDHSPNIEVIVDPEDIDYDEGSIATRRGNKQADMVAKTLENWAIRDTGDRPHKLFLHFFESPTEILGEDGKVVGLRTERTALDGTGNVKGTGEFKDWDVTGVYRAVGYLSDKLPKLPWDVETGTVPDQGGRVIEETGAHLQSTYVTGWIRRGPVGLIGHTKGDANETVANLLDDFANGRLHEPSAPAPEDVDAFLAERNVRFTTWEGWYKLDAAEKALGEPQGRARVKIVEREDMLRASGA, from the coding sequence ATGCCCCGCCCTCTGCGGGTAGCCATTGTCGGAGCCGGACCCGCCGGGATCTACGCCGCCGACGCGCTGCTGAAGTCCCACGTCGCCACCGAGCCCGGTGTGTCCATCGACCTCTACGAGCGGATGCCCGCCCCGTTCGGACTGATCCGTTACGGCGTGGCCCCCGACCACCCCCGTATCAAGGGCATCATCACCGCCCTGCACCAGGTGCTCGACAAGCCGCAGATCCGACTCTTCGGCAACGTCGACTATCCGGCGGACATCAACCTGGACGATCTGCGCGCGTTCTACGACGCCGTGATCTTCTCCACGGGCGCCACGGCCGACCGCGCGCTCGACATCCCCGGCACCGACCTCGACGGCTCGTACGGCGCGGCCGACTTCGTCTCCTGGTACGACGGCCACCCCGACGTCCCGCGCACCTGGCCCCTGGAGGCCGAGAAGGTCGCCGTCCTCGGTGTCGGCAACGTCGCCCTCGACGTGGCCCGCGTCCTCGCCAAGACGGCCGACGAACTGCTGCCGACCGAGGTCCCCGCGAACGTCTACGAGGGGCTGAAGGCCAACAAGGCGCTGGAGGTCCACGTCTTCGGCCGCCGCGGCCCGGCGCAGGCGAAGTTCTCCCCCATGGAGCTGCGGGAACTGGACCACTCCCCCAACATCGAGGTCATCGTCGACCCCGAGGACATCGACTACGACGAGGGCTCCATCGCGACCCGGCGCGGCAACAAGCAGGCCGACATGGTCGCCAAGACCCTGGAGAACTGGGCGATCCGCGACACCGGCGACCGCCCGCACAAGCTGTTCCTGCACTTCTTCGAGTCGCCCACCGAGATACTCGGCGAGGACGGCAAGGTCGTCGGCCTGCGCACCGAGCGCACCGCCCTCGACGGCACCGGCAACGTCAAGGGCACCGGCGAGTTCAAGGACTGGGACGTCACCGGCGTCTACCGCGCGGTCGGCTACCTCTCGGACAAGCTGCCCAAGCTCCCCTGGGACGTCGAGACCGGCACCGTCCCGGACCAGGGCGGACGGGTCATCGAGGAGACCGGCGCGCACCTGCAGTCGACGTACGTCACCGGCTGGATCCGGCGCGGTCCGGTGGGCCTCATCGGGCACACCAAGGGCGACGCCAACGAGACCGTCGCCAACCTCCTGGACGACTTCGCGAACGGCCGGCTGCACGAGCCGTCCGCGCCCGCCCCGGAGGACGTCGACGCCTTCCTCGCGGAGCGGAACGTCCGCTTCACGACGTGGGAGGGCTGGTACAAGCTCGACGCCGCCGAGAAGGCGCTGGGTGAGCCGCAGGGCCGCGCGCGCGTGAAGATCGTCGAGCGTGAGGACATGCTGCGGGCCAGCGGCGCGTAG
- a CDS encoding L-threonylcarbamoyladenylate synthase: protein MAKYFDVHPENPQPRAIGQVADSIRQGGLIAYPTDSCFALGCQLGSRDGIERIRTIRQLDDRHHFTLVCENFAQLGQFVHVDNDVFRAVKASTPGSYTFILPATREVPRKLLHPKKKTVGVRIPDHRVAQALLAELGEPLVSSTLLLPDEEEPLTQGWEIKERLDYLVDAVVDSGDCGTEPTTVIDFSSGEAEIIRKGAGDTSRFE, encoded by the coding sequence ATGGCCAAGTACTTCGACGTTCATCCCGAAAACCCCCAGCCACGTGCCATCGGGCAGGTGGCCGACAGCATCCGTCAGGGTGGGCTCATCGCGTATCCGACGGACTCCTGCTTCGCGCTGGGGTGCCAGCTGGGCAGTCGTGACGGCATCGAGCGGATCCGTACGATCCGGCAGCTCGACGACCGTCATCACTTCACCCTGGTGTGCGAGAACTTCGCGCAGCTGGGACAGTTCGTGCACGTCGACAACGACGTGTTCCGCGCCGTGAAGGCGTCGACGCCCGGCAGTTACACCTTCATCCTCCCCGCGACCAGGGAGGTGCCCCGCAAGCTCCTCCACCCCAAGAAGAAGACCGTCGGTGTGCGCATCCCCGACCACCGCGTGGCCCAGGCCCTGCTGGCGGAGCTGGGCGAGCCGCTCGTCTCCAGCACCCTGCTGCTGCCCGACGAGGAGGAGCCGCTGACGCAGGGCTGGGAGATCAAGGAGCGCCTCGACTACCTGGTCGACGCGGTGGTGGACTCCGGGGACTGCGGCACGGAGCCGACGACCGTCATCGACTTCTCCAGCGGCGAGGCGGAGATCATCCGCAAGGGCGCGGGCGACACCTCCCGATTCGAGTGA
- a CDS encoding DUF6745 domain-containing protein, with the protein MTEQASWRAVAAATGAGDRARTEAGVRLAYRRAGLREPERIVWARSPLEAVRLLSGASAKDGEALPATGASVRDAVRNRPVAAERARLHTRLGPTGWSDHWRATGADLWETTRPLVDRVRTGVVEALAPADRKAETGIRLLLLDAVLGQHDAAWLSAFDGAPGLDGLAEVARTAGWWWPYENVAVVAERPVELHRDEAGRLDRGDGPAVAYTDGFVLYAWRGLPVPGAFLDRLDALTPAEIRGEENAELRRVMLEYYGYDRYLEESGAKPVHRDETGVLWRTALPGDEDVVMVEVVNSTPEPDGTSRTYWLRVPPTTATARQGVAWTFGLSAEAYEPLRQT; encoded by the coding sequence GTGACGGAACAGGCGAGTTGGCGGGCGGTGGCGGCGGCCACCGGCGCGGGCGACCGGGCGCGGACCGAGGCGGGCGTACGGCTCGCCTACCGGCGGGCGGGGCTGCGGGAGCCCGAGCGGATCGTGTGGGCCCGCTCGCCCCTGGAGGCGGTACGCCTGCTGTCGGGAGCATCGGCAAAGGACGGTGAGGCGCTGCCGGCGACCGGGGCGAGCGTCCGTGACGCCGTCCGCAACAGACCGGTCGCCGCCGAACGGGCCCGGCTGCACACCCGGCTGGGCCCCACCGGCTGGAGCGACCACTGGCGCGCGACGGGCGCCGACCTCTGGGAGACGACCCGGCCGCTCGTCGACCGCGTCCGTACCGGCGTCGTCGAGGCCCTGGCCCCCGCCGACCGCAAGGCGGAGACCGGCATCCGCCTGCTCCTCCTGGACGCCGTCCTCGGCCAGCACGACGCGGCCTGGCTGTCCGCCTTCGACGGGGCCCCCGGTCTCGACGGACTCGCCGAGGTGGCCCGCACGGCCGGCTGGTGGTGGCCCTACGAGAACGTCGCGGTCGTCGCCGAGCGGCCCGTGGAACTGCACCGCGACGAGGCGGGCCGCCTGGACCGCGGCGACGGACCCGCGGTCGCTTACACCGACGGATTCGTTCTGTACGCCTGGCGCGGGCTGCCCGTCCCCGGAGCGTTCCTCGACCGGCTGGACGCGCTGACCCCGGCGGAGATCCGCGGGGAGGAGAACGCGGAGCTGCGCCGCGTGATGCTCGAGTACTACGGCTACGACCGCTACCTGGAGGAGTCCGGGGCGAAGCCGGTGCACCGCGACGAGACGGGTGTGCTGTGGCGGACAGCCCTGCCCGGTGACGAGGACGTGGTGATGGTGGAGGTCGTCAACTCCACGCCGGAGCCGGACGGCACGAGCCGTACCTACTGGCTGCGGGTGCCGCCCACGACGGCCACGGCCCGCCAGGGGGTGGCCTGGACGTTCGGGCTGAGCGCCGAGGCGTACGAGCCGCTGCGGCAGACCTGA
- a CDS encoding STM4015 family protein, with protein MTIGSHLEDFHGLPVHRFPTSVKGPEGAGHLPAPESVAWSIAVDSYDSEEEWEDAFARFLASVDTTQVRALVVGSWSEAYDNGPEKIVEALVAEKDRLPALRALFLGDMVVEECEISWINQGDVGPLLNAFPELEEFGVRGGQGLVFPAVRHEGLRTLTVETGGMPVEAVRGVAGSDLPALVELDLWLGTAEYGGDSEVADLAPILAGTRLPALKHLALRNSEMQDDICAALASAPVVARLDVLDVSMGVLTDDGATALLTGQPLTHLTTLDLHHNYLSTAIRDRLRDSLEAAGVQVDVDADDAESDEEEDGTVWRFVAVGE; from the coding sequence ATGACCATCGGGAGCCATCTGGAGGATTTCCACGGCCTGCCGGTCCACCGCTTCCCCACGTCGGTGAAGGGCCCGGAGGGCGCGGGGCACCTGCCCGCCCCCGAGTCGGTGGCCTGGAGCATCGCCGTGGACTCGTACGACAGCGAGGAGGAGTGGGAGGACGCGTTCGCGCGGTTCCTGGCCTCGGTCGACACCACGCAGGTGCGGGCGCTGGTCGTGGGGTCCTGGAGCGAGGCGTACGACAACGGCCCCGAGAAGATCGTCGAGGCCCTCGTCGCGGAGAAGGACCGGCTGCCCGCGCTGCGCGCGCTGTTCCTGGGCGACATGGTGGTGGAGGAGTGCGAGATCTCCTGGATCAACCAGGGCGATGTGGGCCCGCTGCTGAACGCCTTCCCCGAGCTGGAGGAGTTCGGGGTGCGCGGCGGCCAGGGGCTCGTCTTCCCGGCCGTGCGGCACGAGGGGCTGCGGACGCTGACGGTCGAGACCGGCGGCATGCCCGTCGAGGCCGTCCGGGGTGTGGCGGGCAGCGATCTGCCGGCTCTCGTCGAGCTGGACCTGTGGCTGGGCACGGCCGAGTACGGCGGCGACTCCGAGGTGGCGGACCTGGCGCCGATCCTCGCGGGCACCCGGCTGCCGGCCCTCAAGCATCTGGCGCTGCGCAACAGCGAGATGCAGGACGACATCTGCGCGGCCCTGGCCTCGGCCCCGGTGGTGGCCCGCCTGGACGTCCTCGACGTGTCGATGGGCGTCCTCACCGACGACGGCGCGACCGCGCTGCTCACGGGCCAGCCGCTCACCCACCTCACCACGCTGGACCTGCACCACAACTACCTCAGCACGGCGATACGCGACCGCCTCCGGGACTCCCTTGAGGCCGCCGGGGTCCAGGTCGACGTCGACGCCGACGACGCCGAGTCGGATGAGGAGGAGGACGGCACGGTCTGGCGGTTCGTCGCGGTGGGCGAGTGA